A stretch of Gorilla gorilla gorilla isolate KB3781 chromosome 9, NHGRI_mGorGor1-v2.1_pri, whole genome shotgun sequence DNA encodes these proteins:
- the PHLDB1 gene encoding pleckstrin homology-like domain family B member 1 isoform X5, protein MCAWRAKAAAERTPARPGGPLATAMHRLGRGRGRPPGTQELWSLRTMDAVNRNQTGPGCKTQTVVQKGPLDLIETGKGLKVQTDKPHLVSLGSGRLSTAITLLPLEEGRTVIGSAARDISLQGPGLAPEHCYIENLRGTLTLYPCGNACTIDGLPVRQPTRLTQGCMLCLGQSTFLRFNHPAEAKWMKSMIPTGGRAPGPPYSPVPAESESLVNGNHTPQTATRGPSACASHSSLVSSIEKDLQEIMDSLVLEEPGAAGKKPAATSPLSPMANGGRYLLSPPTSPGAMSVGSSYENTSPAFSPLSSPASSGSCASHSPSGQEPGPSVPPLVPARSSSYHLALQPPQSRPSGARSESPRLSRKGGHERPPSPGLRGLLTDSPAATVLAEARRATESPRLGGQLPVVAISLSEYPASGALSQPTSIPGSPKFQPPVPAPRNKIGTLQDRPPSPFREPPGSERVLTTSPSRQLVGRTFSDGLATRTLQPPESPRLGRRGLDSMRELPPLSPSLSRRALSPLPTRTTPDPKLNREVAESPRPRRWAAHGASPEDFSLTLGARGRRTRSPSPTLGESLAPRKGSFSGRLSPAYSLGSLTGASPCQSPCVQRKLSSGDLRVPVTRERKNSITEISDNEDDLLEYHRRQRQERLREQEMERLERQRLETILNLCAEYSRADGGPEAGELPSIGEATAALALAGRRPSRGLAGASGRSSEEPGVATQRLWESMERSDEENLKEECSSTESTQQEHEDAPSTKLQGEVLALEEERAQVLGRVEQLKVRVKELEQQLQESAREAEMERALLQGEREAERALLQKEQKAVDQLQEKLVALETGIQKERDKERAELAAGRRHLEARQALYAELQTQLDNCPESVREQLQEQLRREAEALETETKLFEDLEFQQLERESRVEEERELAGQGLLRSKAELLRSIAKRKERLAVLDSQAGQIRAQAVQESERLARDKNASLQLLQKEKEKLTVLERRYHSLTGGRPFPKTTSTLKEAELLISESSEMGLGTKALGLFPGSSQAGASSVSLTPPASTLLCPKAQEYVMLEQLKVMRGTSPMPPAPVPGLPPWASASRDLVPTTCLPPMLPSSSFASITPSPKMEKLLLPAVDLEQWYQELMAGLGTGPAAASPHSSPPPLPAKASRQLQVYRTKMDGEATSPLPRTRSGPLPSSSGSSSSSSQLSVATLGRSPSPKSALLTQNGTGSLPRNLAATLQDIETKRQLALQQKGQQVIEEQRRRLAELKQKAAAEAQCQWDALHGAAPFPAGPSGFPPLMHHSILHHLPAGRERGEEGEHAYDTLSLESSDSMETSISTGGNSACSPDNMSSASGLDMGKIEEMEKMLKEAHAEKNRLMESREREMELRRQALEEERRRREQVERRLQSESARRQQLVEKEVKMREKQFSQARPLTRYLPIRKEDFDLKTHIESSGHGVDTCLHVVLSSKVCRGYLVKMGGKIKSWKKRWFVFDRLKRTLSYYVDKHETKLKGVIYFQAIEEVYYDHLRSAAKSPNPALTFCVKTHDRLYYMVAPSAEAMRIWMDVIVTGAEGYTQFMN, encoded by the exons GGAGGACGGTGATTGGCTCTGCAGCCAGAGACATCTCACTACAGGGCCCAGGCCTGGCTCCAGAGCACTGCTACATCGAGAACCTGCGGGGCACCCTCACCCTCTACCCCTGTGGCAATGCCTGCACTATTGATGGGCTCCCTGTCCGGCAGCCCACCCGGCTCACTCAGG GCTGCATGTTGTGCCTGGGTCAGTCCACCTTCCTTCGCTTTAACCACCCGGCTGAAGCCAAGTGGATGAAAAGCATGATTCCAACAGGGGGCCGAGCCCCTGGGCCCCCCTACAGCCCTGTTCCTG CAGAATCAGAAAGTCTGGTAAATGGGAACCACACCCCACAGACTGCAACACGGGGACCCTCTGCCTGTGCCAGCCACAGTTCCCTGGTGAGCTCTATTGAGAAGGACCTGCAAGAGATCATGGACTCACTGGTGCTAGAGGAGCCTGGAGCTGCTGGCAAGAAGCCTGCCGCAACCTCTCCACTGTCGCCGATGGCTAACGGTGGGCGCTACCTGCTGTCTCCCCCAACCAGCCCCGGCGCCATGTCTGTGGGCTCCAGCTATGAGAACACCTCTCCAGCCTTCTCTCCACTCTCTTCACCAGCCAGCAGTGGAAGCTGTGCCAGTCACTCACCCAGTGGGCAAGAGCCAGGACCTTCTGTGCCCCCGCTGGTACCTGCCCGTTCCTCCAGCTACCATCTGGCCCTACAGCCCCCACAGTCCCGCCCAAGTGGTGCTCGCTCCGAGAGTCCTCGGCTGAGCAGGAAAGGGGGCCATGAGAGGcctcccagccctggcctccGGGGTCTGCTGACAGACAGCCCTGCAGCTACTGTCTTGGCGGAGGCCCGGAGAGCCACTGAGAGCCCCCGGCTGGGTGGGCAGCTGCCTGTGGTGGCCATCAGCCTGAGTGAATACCCAGCTTCTGGTGCTCTCAGTCAACCCACCAGCATTCCTGGCAGCCCCAAGTTTCAGCCTCCAGTCCCTGCTCCCCGAAACAAGATTGGCACACTCCAGGACCGCCCTCCCAGCCCTTTCCGTGAGCCTCCAGGCAGTGAGCGGGTGCTAACAACCAGCCCCTCACGCCAACTGGTGGGCCGAACATTTTCAGATGGGTTAGCCACCCGTACCCTGCAGCCTCCTGAGAGTCCCCGCCTGGGCCGGCGGGGCCTGGACAGTATGCGAGAACTACCCCCCTTAAGTCCGTCTCTGTCCCGGCGAGCTCTCTCCCCCCTGCCCACCCGGACCACCCCAGATCCCAAGCTAAACAGGGAAGTGGCAGAGAGTCCTCGGCCCCGGCGCTGGGCAGCCCATGGGGCTTCACCAGAGGACTTCTCCCTGACGCTGGGGGCACGGGGCCGTAGGACACGGAGCCCCTCACCCACACTGGGTGAGTCTCTGGCACCCCGCAAGGGCAGCTTCAGTGGCAGGCTGAGCCCAGCCTACAGTCTGGGCTCTCTTACTGGGGCTTCACCCTGCCAGAGTCCCTGTGTCCAGAGGAAGCTCTCCAGCGGGGACTTGCGGGTGCCTGTCACAAGGGAGCGGAAAAATAGCATCACAGAGATCAGTGACAATGAGGACGACCTCCTGGAGTACCACCGGCGACAGCGCCAAGAGCGGCTCCGGGAGCAGGAGATGGAGAGGCTG GAACGCCAGCGCCTGGAGACCATCCTGAACCTGTGTGCCGAATACAGCCGGGCTGATGGGGGACCTGAGGCTGGGGAGCTTCCCAGCATTGGGGAGGCCACCGCAGCATTGGCACTGGCAGGCAGGAGGCCCTCACGAGGCCTTGCAGGGGCCTCTGGGCGGAGCAGCGAGGAGCCTGGAGTTGCCACCCAACGCCTATGGGAGAGTATGGAGCGCTCAGATGAGGAAAATCTCAAGGAGGAGTGCAGCAGCACTGAGAGCACCCAGCAGGAG CACGAAGATGCACCTAGCACCAAGCTCCAGGGAGAGGTGCTAGCCTTGGAAGAAGAGCGGGCTCAGGTGCTGGGGCGCGTGGAGCAGCTCAAGGTCCGTGTGAAGGAGCTAGAGCAGCAGCTGCAGGAGTCAGCCCGAGAG GCCGAAATGGAGCGGGCACTgctgcagggagagagggaggcagagcgGGCACTGCTGCAGAAGGAGCAGAAGGCAGTGGATCAGCTGCAGGAGAAGCTGGTGGCCTTGGAGACAGGCATCCAGAAGGAGAGGGACAAG GAGAGGGCGGAGCTGGCCGCGGGACGGAGGCACCTGGAGGCCCGCCAGGCGCTCTACGCCGAGCTCCAGACGCAGCTCGATAACTGCCCCGAGTCAGTGCGGGAACAGTTACAGGAGCAGCTAAGAAGG GAGGCAGAGGCCTTGGAGACTGAGACAAAGCTCTTTGAGGACTTGGAGTTCCAGCAGTTGGAGCGGGAGAGCCGCGTGGAGGAGGAGCGCGAGCTGGCCGGCCAGGGGCTGCTCCGGAGCAAGGCTGAGCTGCTCCGCAGCATCGCCAAGAGGAAG GAGCGCCTGGCCGTCCTGGACAGTCAGGCTGGGCAGATCCGGGCTCAGGCCGTGCAGGAGTCAGAACGCCTGGCCCGGGACAAGAATGCCTCCTTACAGCTGCTGCAAAAG GAGAAGGAGAAGCTGACTGTGCTGGAAAGGAGATACCACTCACTCACAGGGGGCAGGCCTTTCCCGAAGACCACATCGACCCTCAAAGAG GCCGAGCTGCTCATCTCCGAGTCCTCAGAGATGGGGCTGGGGACTAAGGCTCTGGGCCTTTTCCCAGGGTCTTCTCAGGCTGGGGCCTCCTCTGTCTCTTTAACCCCACCTGCTTCCACTCTTCTctgccccaaagcacaagag TACGTGATGCTTGAGCAGCTAAAGGTGATGCGGGGCACCTCGCCCATGCCCCCAGCACCTGTGCCAGGCCTTCCTCCCtgggcctccgcctcccgggaccTGGTTCCCACCACCTGCCTTCCTCCCATGCTGCCCTCCTCCTCGTTCGCTTCCATCACGCCTTCACCTAAG ATGGAGAAGCTGCTGCTCCCTGCTGTAGACTTAGAGCAGTGGTACCAGGAGCTGATGGCCGGGCTGGGGACTGGCCCCGCTGCAGCCTCCCCTCACTCTTCTCCCCCGCCTCTGCCCGCCAAAGCTTCCCGTCAGCTGCAG GTTTACCGCACCAAGATGGATGGCGAGGCCACCAGCCCCCTTCCCCGGACCCGCAGcggccccctcccctcctcctctggctcttcctcctcctcctcccagctcaGCGTGGCTACCCTGGGGCGTAGCCCCTCCCCAAAG AGCGCTCTACTCACCCAGAATGGCACGGGCAGCCTTCCTCGCAACCTGGCAGCCACACTGCAGGACATCGAGACCAAGCGCCAACTAGCTCTGCAGCAGAAGG GACAACAGGTGATTGAAGAGCAGCGGCGGCGACTGGCTGAGCTGAAGCAGAAAGCGGCAGCTGAGGCACAGTGCCAGTGGGATGCCCTTCACGGGGCAGCACCCTTCCCAGCGGGCCCCTCGGGCTTCCCCCCTCTCATGCACCACTCTATCCTACACCACCTGCCTGCGGGGCGGGAGCGTGGGGAGGAGGGTGAGCACGCCTACGATACGCTGAGTCTGGAGAGCTCTGACAGCATGGAGACCAGCATCTCCACCGGGGGCAACTCCGCCTGCTCCCCTGACAACATGTCCAG cGCGAGTGGTCTGGACATGGGGAAGATCGAGGAGATGGAGAAGATGCTGAAAGAGGCTCACGCAGAGAAGAACCGGCTCATGGAGTCGAGG GAGCGGGAGATGGAGCTGCGGCGGCAGGCCCTGGAGGAGGAGCGGCGGAGGCGTGAGCAGGTAGAACGGAGGCTGCAGAGTGAGAGTGCCCGGAGGCAGCAGCTGGTCGAGAAGGAGGTCAAGATGCGGGAGAAACAATTTTCCCAG GCACGACCCCTGACCCGCTACCTGCCAATCCGGAAGGAGGACTTTGACCTGAAGACACATATTGAGTCATCAGGCCATGGTGTTGATACCTGCCTGCACGTGGTGCTCAGCAGCAAG GTCTGCCGTGGCTACTTGGTCAAGATGGGCGGCAAGATTAAATCATGGAAGAAGCGCTGGTTTGTCTTCGACCGGCTCAAGCGCACCCTTTCCTATTATGTGG ACAAGCATGAGACGAAGCTGAAGGGAGTCATCTATTTCCAGGCCATTGAGGAAGTGTACTACGACCACTTGCGCAGTGCAGCCAAG AGCCCGAACCCAGCCCTCACCTTCTGCGTAAAGACCCATGACCGGCTGTACTACATGGTGGCCCCATCTGCAGAGGCCATGCGTATCTGGATGGATGTCATTGTCACAGGGGCTGAGGGCTACACTCAGTTCATGAACTAA
- the PHLDB1 gene encoding pleckstrin homology-like domain family B member 1 isoform X20: protein MLCLGQSTFLRFNHPAEAKWMKSMIPTGGRAPGPPYSPVPAESESLVNGNHTPQTATRGPSACASHSSLVSSIEKDLQEIMDSLVLEEPGAAGKKPAATSPLSPMANGGRYLLSPPTSPGAMSVGSSYENTSPAFSPLSSPASSGSCASHSPSGQEPGPSVPPLVPARSSSYHLALQPPQSRPSGARSESPRLSRKGGHERPPSPGLRGLLTDSPAATVLAEARRATESPRLGGQLPVVAISLSEYPASGALSQPTSIPGSPKFQPPVPAPRNKIGTLQDRPPSPFREPPGSERVLTTSPSRQLVGRTFSDGLATRTLQPPESPRLGRRGLDSMRELPPLSPSLSRRALSPLPTRTTPDPKLNREVAESPRPRRWAAHGASPEDFSLTLGARGRRTRSPSPTLGESLAPRKGSFSGRLSPAYSLGSLTGASPCQSPCVQRKLSSGDLRVPVTRERKNSITEISDNEDDLLEYHRRQRQERLREQEMERLERQRLETILNLCAEYSRADGGPEAGELPSIGEATAALALAGRRPSRGLAGASGRSSEEPGVATQRLWESMERSDEENLKEECSSTESTQQEHEDAPSTKLQGEVLALEEERAQVLGRVEQLKVRVKELEQQLQESAREAEMERALLQGEREAERALLQKEQKAVDQLQEKLVALETGIQKERDKERAELAAGRRHLEARQALYAELQTQLDNCPESVREQLQEQLRREAEALETETKLFEDLEFQQLERESRVEEERELAGQGLLRSKAELLRSIAKRKERLAVLDSQAGQIRAQAVQESERLARDKNASLQLLQKEKEKLTVLERRYHSLTGGRPFPKTTSTLKEAELLISESSEMGLGTKALGLFPGSSQAGASSVSLTPPASTLLCPKAQEYVMLEQLKVMRGTSPMPPAPVPGLPPWASASRDLVPTTCLPPMLPSSSFASITPSPKMEKLLLPAVDLEQWYQELMAGLGTGPAAASPHSSPPPLPAKASRQLQVYRTKMDGEATSPLPRTRSGPLPSSSGSSSSSSQLSVATLGRSPSPKSALLTQNGTGSLPRNLAATLQDIETKRQLALQQKVESLPAEPLPTDDPAGQQVIEEQRRRLAELKQKAAAEAQCQWDALHGAAPFPAGPSGFPPLMHHSILHHLPAGRERGEEGEHAYDTLSLESSDSMETSISTGGNSACSPDNMSSASGLDMGKIEEMEKMLKEAHAEKNRLMESREREMELRRQALEEERRRREQVERRLQSESARRQQLVEKEVKMREKQFSQARPLTRYLPIRKEDFDLKTHIESSGHGVDTCLHVVLSSKVCRGYLVKMGGKIKSWKKRWFVFDRLKRTLSYYVDKHETKLKGVIYFQAIEEVYYDHLRSAAKKRFFRFTMVTESPNPALTFCVKTHDRLYYMVAPSAEAMRIWMDVIVTGAEGYTQFMN, encoded by the exons ATGTTGTGCCTGGGTCAGTCCACCTTCCTTCGCTTTAACCACCCGGCTGAAGCCAAGTGGATGAAAAGCATGATTCCAACAGGGGGCCGAGCCCCTGGGCCCCCCTACAGCCCTGTTCCTG CAGAATCAGAAAGTCTGGTAAATGGGAACCACACCCCACAGACTGCAACACGGGGACCCTCTGCCTGTGCCAGCCACAGTTCCCTGGTGAGCTCTATTGAGAAGGACCTGCAAGAGATCATGGACTCACTGGTGCTAGAGGAGCCTGGAGCTGCTGGCAAGAAGCCTGCCGCAACCTCTCCACTGTCGCCGATGGCTAACGGTGGGCGCTACCTGCTGTCTCCCCCAACCAGCCCCGGCGCCATGTCTGTGGGCTCCAGCTATGAGAACACCTCTCCAGCCTTCTCTCCACTCTCTTCACCAGCCAGCAGTGGAAGCTGTGCCAGTCACTCACCCAGTGGGCAAGAGCCAGGACCTTCTGTGCCCCCGCTGGTACCTGCCCGTTCCTCCAGCTACCATCTGGCCCTACAGCCCCCACAGTCCCGCCCAAGTGGTGCTCGCTCCGAGAGTCCTCGGCTGAGCAGGAAAGGGGGCCATGAGAGGcctcccagccctggcctccGGGGTCTGCTGACAGACAGCCCTGCAGCTACTGTCTTGGCGGAGGCCCGGAGAGCCACTGAGAGCCCCCGGCTGGGTGGGCAGCTGCCTGTGGTGGCCATCAGCCTGAGTGAATACCCAGCTTCTGGTGCTCTCAGTCAACCCACCAGCATTCCTGGCAGCCCCAAGTTTCAGCCTCCAGTCCCTGCTCCCCGAAACAAGATTGGCACACTCCAGGACCGCCCTCCCAGCCCTTTCCGTGAGCCTCCAGGCAGTGAGCGGGTGCTAACAACCAGCCCCTCACGCCAACTGGTGGGCCGAACATTTTCAGATGGGTTAGCCACCCGTACCCTGCAGCCTCCTGAGAGTCCCCGCCTGGGCCGGCGGGGCCTGGACAGTATGCGAGAACTACCCCCCTTAAGTCCGTCTCTGTCCCGGCGAGCTCTCTCCCCCCTGCCCACCCGGACCACCCCAGATCCCAAGCTAAACAGGGAAGTGGCAGAGAGTCCTCGGCCCCGGCGCTGGGCAGCCCATGGGGCTTCACCAGAGGACTTCTCCCTGACGCTGGGGGCACGGGGCCGTAGGACACGGAGCCCCTCACCCACACTGGGTGAGTCTCTGGCACCCCGCAAGGGCAGCTTCAGTGGCAGGCTGAGCCCAGCCTACAGTCTGGGCTCTCTTACTGGGGCTTCACCCTGCCAGAGTCCCTGTGTCCAGAGGAAGCTCTCCAGCGGGGACTTGCGGGTGCCTGTCACAAGGGAGCGGAAAAATAGCATCACAGAGATCAGTGACAATGAGGACGACCTCCTGGAGTACCACCGGCGACAGCGCCAAGAGCGGCTCCGGGAGCAGGAGATGGAGAGGCTG GAACGCCAGCGCCTGGAGACCATCCTGAACCTGTGTGCCGAATACAGCCGGGCTGATGGGGGACCTGAGGCTGGGGAGCTTCCCAGCATTGGGGAGGCCACCGCAGCATTGGCACTGGCAGGCAGGAGGCCCTCACGAGGCCTTGCAGGGGCCTCTGGGCGGAGCAGCGAGGAGCCTGGAGTTGCCACCCAACGCCTATGGGAGAGTATGGAGCGCTCAGATGAGGAAAATCTCAAGGAGGAGTGCAGCAGCACTGAGAGCACCCAGCAGGAG CACGAAGATGCACCTAGCACCAAGCTCCAGGGAGAGGTGCTAGCCTTGGAAGAAGAGCGGGCTCAGGTGCTGGGGCGCGTGGAGCAGCTCAAGGTCCGTGTGAAGGAGCTAGAGCAGCAGCTGCAGGAGTCAGCCCGAGAG GCCGAAATGGAGCGGGCACTgctgcagggagagagggaggcagagcgGGCACTGCTGCAGAAGGAGCAGAAGGCAGTGGATCAGCTGCAGGAGAAGCTGGTGGCCTTGGAGACAGGCATCCAGAAGGAGAGGGACAAG GAGAGGGCGGAGCTGGCCGCGGGACGGAGGCACCTGGAGGCCCGCCAGGCGCTCTACGCCGAGCTCCAGACGCAGCTCGATAACTGCCCCGAGTCAGTGCGGGAACAGTTACAGGAGCAGCTAAGAAGG GAGGCAGAGGCCTTGGAGACTGAGACAAAGCTCTTTGAGGACTTGGAGTTCCAGCAGTTGGAGCGGGAGAGCCGCGTGGAGGAGGAGCGCGAGCTGGCCGGCCAGGGGCTGCTCCGGAGCAAGGCTGAGCTGCTCCGCAGCATCGCCAAGAGGAAG GAGCGCCTGGCCGTCCTGGACAGTCAGGCTGGGCAGATCCGGGCTCAGGCCGTGCAGGAGTCAGAACGCCTGGCCCGGGACAAGAATGCCTCCTTACAGCTGCTGCAAAAG GAGAAGGAGAAGCTGACTGTGCTGGAAAGGAGATACCACTCACTCACAGGGGGCAGGCCTTTCCCGAAGACCACATCGACCCTCAAAGAG GCCGAGCTGCTCATCTCCGAGTCCTCAGAGATGGGGCTGGGGACTAAGGCTCTGGGCCTTTTCCCAGGGTCTTCTCAGGCTGGGGCCTCCTCTGTCTCTTTAACCCCACCTGCTTCCACTCTTCTctgccccaaagcacaagag TACGTGATGCTTGAGCAGCTAAAGGTGATGCGGGGCACCTCGCCCATGCCCCCAGCACCTGTGCCAGGCCTTCCTCCCtgggcctccgcctcccgggaccTGGTTCCCACCACCTGCCTTCCTCCCATGCTGCCCTCCTCCTCGTTCGCTTCCATCACGCCTTCACCTAAG ATGGAGAAGCTGCTGCTCCCTGCTGTAGACTTAGAGCAGTGGTACCAGGAGCTGATGGCCGGGCTGGGGACTGGCCCCGCTGCAGCCTCCCCTCACTCTTCTCCCCCGCCTCTGCCCGCCAAAGCTTCCCGTCAGCTGCAG GTTTACCGCACCAAGATGGATGGCGAGGCCACCAGCCCCCTTCCCCGGACCCGCAGcggccccctcccctcctcctctggctcttcctcctcctcctcccagctcaGCGTGGCTACCCTGGGGCGTAGCCCCTCCCCAAAG AGCGCTCTACTCACCCAGAATGGCACGGGCAGCCTTCCTCGCAACCTGGCAGCCACACTGCAGGACATCGAGACCAAGCGCCAACTAGCTCTGCAGCAGAAGG TCGAGTCGCTTCCCGCCGAGCCCCTCCCAACCGACGACCCAGCAG GACAACAGGTGATTGAAGAGCAGCGGCGGCGACTGGCTGAGCTGAAGCAGAAAGCGGCAGCTGAGGCACAGTGCCAGTGGGATGCCCTTCACGGGGCAGCACCCTTCCCAGCGGGCCCCTCGGGCTTCCCCCCTCTCATGCACCACTCTATCCTACACCACCTGCCTGCGGGGCGGGAGCGTGGGGAGGAGGGTGAGCACGCCTACGATACGCTGAGTCTGGAGAGCTCTGACAGCATGGAGACCAGCATCTCCACCGGGGGCAACTCCGCCTGCTCCCCTGACAACATGTCCAG cGCGAGTGGTCTGGACATGGGGAAGATCGAGGAGATGGAGAAGATGCTGAAAGAGGCTCACGCAGAGAAGAACCGGCTCATGGAGTCGAGG GAGCGGGAGATGGAGCTGCGGCGGCAGGCCCTGGAGGAGGAGCGGCGGAGGCGTGAGCAGGTAGAACGGAGGCTGCAGAGTGAGAGTGCCCGGAGGCAGCAGCTGGTCGAGAAGGAGGTCAAGATGCGGGAGAAACAATTTTCCCAG GCACGACCCCTGACCCGCTACCTGCCAATCCGGAAGGAGGACTTTGACCTGAAGACACATATTGAGTCATCAGGCCATGGTGTTGATACCTGCCTGCACGTGGTGCTCAGCAGCAAG GTCTGCCGTGGCTACTTGGTCAAGATGGGCGGCAAGATTAAATCATGGAAGAAGCGCTGGTTTGTCTTCGACCGGCTCAAGCGCACCCTTTCCTATTATGTGG ACAAGCATGAGACGAAGCTGAAGGGAGTCATCTATTTCCAGGCCATTGAGGAAGTGTACTACGACCACTTGCGCAGTGCAGCCAAG aaGAGGTTTTTCCGCTTCACTATGGTGACTGAG AGCCCGAACCCAGCCCTCACCTTCTGCGTAAAGACCCATGACCGGCTGTACTACATGGTGGCCCCATCTGCAGAGGCCATGCGTATCTGGATGGATGTCATTGTCACAGGGGCTGAGGGCTACACTCAGTTCATGAACTAA